The Microlunatus soli genome contains the following window.
GCTCCACGACACCGCCGATTCGCTGGCCCGCACGCTGGAACACCTCTCGCCCGAGGAGTGGCGACGTCGCGTCGTCTACAACTACCCCGAGCGCGCCGAACGCACCCTGGAGTGGGTGGCCGCCCACACCGTGCACGAGATCGTCCACCACACCATGGACGTCCGACGGCACCGTAGCGAGGGGTCGCAGCTTCCATGATCATCACAACGGACTTCAGCCGCCCGCGCGGATGGCACGTTGATCAAGGTCACACACCGACCGACCCACCAGGCCCGTAGATCACCGTGTTGGGCCGGCGGCACTCCCCCGCCCAGCTGAGGATGCTGTGTGTCAGACCCCCTGGCGCCGTCGGGGACGGTTTCGGTAGCGTCGAGGTCGACTATCGCTGATCAAGGAGGCTCACGGATGGCTGGAAAGTTCGAGGTCTACAAGGACAAGGCCGGCAAGTACCGCTGGCGACTGAAGGCCGGCAACGGTGAGAATGTCGCTTCCGGCGAGGCGTACGAGACCAAGGCAGCGGCACTGAAGGGCACCGAGTCGGTGAAGCGCGCCGCCGGAGAATCGACGGTCGTCGACCTCACCGAAGGCTGATACGCATCATCCGACGCCGGTACGCCCGACAACAGTCGGCGGGCGTACCGGCGTCCGGCATGTCGAGGTCGGGAGCGCTCAGAGGCTCCGCCGGAGGAAGTCCAACGACAGCTGCCACGCATCGGTCGCAGCTTTCTCGTCATAACGCGGTCCGGCGTCGTTGAAGAAGGCGTGCGCGGCGCCCGGATAGACCTTGGCGGTGAAGTCGACACCCGCGGCCTTCATCGCCGCCTCGACATCGGGGAGCCCGGTCATCAGCCGTTCGTCCTGGTCGCCGTAGATCGCGAGCACCGGGCAGCCGATGGCAGACACTGCGCCCAGGTCCGCCGGGGCACCGTAGAACGGAACTGCAGCCTTGATCCGGTCGTCAGCCGCCGCCAACGCAAAGGAGTAGGTGCCGCCGAAACAGAAACCGAGCACCGCGAGCCGCCCGTCGACGCCAGGCTGGTCGGCCAACTCGTCGACCACGCCGCGCAGCGTCGCGACCGCCCACTCGGCGTACTCCGGATCGAACGCCGGTGCGGCCTTCTCCCGCATCAGCGGCTGCACGGTGACCCGCTTCTCCTCGTCCGGATCGTTGGACAACTCGACGAGTTCCTGCCCGATCTTCGGCGTCATCCCGGCCTTGCTGAGGATGTCCGGGGCGTAGGTCAGGTAGCCCTGTTCGGCGAATCGGCCGGCGACGTCCCGGATGTGATCGACCAGGCCCCAGATCTCGTGGATCAGCAGCAGCCCGCCCTTGATCTCCCCGCTCGGTATCGCCTTGAAGACCTCGATCTTCGATGCACTCATCGCGCCCTCCGCTTCGATCGGTCGTCCAGCCGGCAAGACCGGACGCAGTTAGTTGCCGCTCGGCACGTAATATACGGTCCGAGCCCGGCGGTCCGACCTGCGATGAGGGGCACCTGCGTCCATGCCACGTCAGTCACCACCCGCCGCCACCGATCCCAACAGCGGTTCCGCGCTGCCGACCGGCGCCATCGAAGCATCGGCCACCGCGCCGGCAGCACTGCCCCGCCGTCGGCTCGTGTTCGGCATCGTGGCGATGGCGCTGTTCATGGCCTCGGTCGACCAGACCGTCGTTGCCACCGCCCTGGTTGCCATCCAATCCGACCTCGGCGCCGGCATCGAATGGAGCGGCTGGACGATCACGGTCTACTCCCTCGGCCAGGTGATCGTGCTGCCGTTGGCCGGCAAATTCGCCGACATGTTCGGTCGCAAACGCGTATTCCTGACCGCTGCGGTGATCTTCACCGTCGCGTCGTTGTGTTGCGGGCTGGTCGACAACATCGCCCTGCTGGTGGTGCTGCGCGCGATCCAGTCAGTGGGCGGCGGCGCGTTCCTGCCGTCGGCCAGCGGCATCGTCGCCGATCATTTCGGACCCAATCGGGATCGGGCACTGGGAATGTTCACCTCGATCTTCCCGATCGGCGGGATCGTCGGTCCGATCATCGGCGGCGTGTTCGTCAGCTACTGGTCCTGGCGAGGCATCTTCCTGGTCAATGTTCCGCTCGGCGTCGCCTTGATCATCATGACCGTGATCTTCATCCCGCGCGACCGGGCCGCCGGCGGCTCCGCCCAGCGGAACCGGATCGACGTCTACGGCTTGGCCCTGCTGGCCGGCTTGATCCTCGGCCTGATGCTCGGCGTCACGCACCTGGGTGGCGGCGGCAGCGTGCTGAGCATCGGCTTCCTGCTGCCCGAGGTGCTGGCGGTCATCGCCCTGGTGCTGTTCGTCCGGCACGCCAAGCACGGTCGATCGCCCTTCATCCCGATCCGACTGCTGACCGGCAAAGGCTTCGGGGTGATGAACCTGATCAATCTGTTGCACGGCTGTGCGGCGATCGGCTTCGGCGCGCTGGTCCCGTTGTACGCCGAGACTCGCTACGGGATCTCGACGCTGGAGGCCGGAACGCTGCTCACCGCGCGGGCGATCGGGATGATCCTGGTCGCCAGTCTGGCGACCTTCGCGCTCCGCCGTACGGGATCGCGGTTGCCGATGCTGATCGGCTTCTCGGTGCTGGCGGTCGGGATGGTGACGACCGCGCTCGGCGCCCCGCCGGGCATCAGCCCGTACCTGTGGTTGTCGATCGCGTCGGCGGTGTCCGGAGTCGGCATGGGGATCGCCCTGCCCGCCTCCAACAACGCGATCCTCCAGCTCGCTCCGGATGCCGTCGCCGGGATCTCCGGGATGCGCGCGATGTTCAGACAGGGCGGGTCGATCCTGTCGATCTCGGTGGCAACCGCCGTCCTGGCCGCAAGCACCTCACCGGGCAACACCTTGGGCCACGTGTTCCTGGTCTTCAGCGGTCTGCTGATCCTGGTGCTGCCACTGCTGATCCGGGTCCCGGAGCATCGCGGCAGCTGGTAGCCGAATTCGGGTGAACTCCTCCCGCCCCCGTCGGCAACAAGGTACGTTTGTGGCATCGAAGCGAAGGGATCCGCGATGACGCAGTACTTCCTGACCCTGCCCCATGATTCGGCCGACGAGCCGACGATGGAATCGATGCAGCAGATGGACCCCGCCGAGTTGGAGGCCGTGATGGCGGCCGTCGGCGACTTCAACACCGCACTGCAGGAGTCGGGCGCCCTGCTGTTCGCCGGTGGCCTGCATCCGCCGAGCACCGCGAAGACGATCGACGCCACCGGGGATGCTCCGGTGATCGTCGACGGCCCGTTCGTCGAGGCGTCCGAATATGTCGGCGGCTTCTGGGTGATCGAGGCGGCCGACCTGGACACCGCACTGGACTGGGGCACCCGGGCGGCCAAGGCCATGCAGAGCCGGATCGAGGTCCGCGCCCTGCAGGAGGCACCGCCAGAAGCCTGATCGGCCCGAGTGATTCGCTGCTGGCCGATCAGCTGAGCAGGGGCTTCACCTGCCGACCGAGGAAGGCGATGAAGCCCTCCAGATCGGGCTCGTCCGCGGTCGGCTGGACGCCATAGCTGGTGATTCCGTACGACGCGTAGCGGTCCGCGGCCGCGGCGACCGCCGCCGCATCGCCGGCCACCCCGATCCCGGCTCCCGGTCGACCACCCCACAGCGGCAACTCCCGATCGAGCCGCTGCTGGGCATCCGCGCCGGTTGCCACGATCTGCGCCGCGGCCACCTCGGGCCTGTCCGCATCCGTCCGACCTGCCTGCTTCCGCGCCACGATCACGGCACCGGCGAGCGCCCGTACCTCGTCATCGGTGAGCGCATTGGTGAGCAGGTTGCCATCACCGATCTCGGCGGCCAGGGCGACCGATCTGGGCCCGGAGCCGCCGACCATCAACGGTGGCGGCGGGCTCGGCGGCCAGTCCAGCCGGACCCGATCGAGATTCACGTAGCGCCCACTGGCCGTGACTTCCTCGCCGGCCAGCAAGTCACGGATCGCCGTCACCTGCTCCCGCAGCAGGGTCAGCGGGGACGCGGCCCGGACGCCCGCCTGCCCCATCCATTCCTGCACGCCGTGACCGATGCCGGCAACGAAGCGTCCGGGGAACATCCGTTCGACGGTGGCGAATTCCATCGCCGTCAGCACGGGATTGCGCAGCGGTGCCGGCAGCAGGGAGATCCCGACCCGGATCCGGTCGGTCCAGGCCAGCGCGGCGGTCGCCGAGGCGACACCGCTCTGCTTGAATGAGTCCTCCCACACCCACAGTTCGTCGAGGCCGCTGCGTTCGGCCGCCGTTGCCAGGCTGCGAAGCCTCTCGGGCGGGATGGTCGGGGGGATGTGGATGCCGATGCGCATGGCACCAGCATGTCGGTGCTGCCGCCGGAAATGAAGCGCCCCGCCCCGTACCATGTGCAGATATTGCGCATGTGCAGTTTCTGCATACTCTGGATGGATGAGTACCCCGGAACAGACTCGTCGATTGATCGAGACCGCCGTGACCGGCGCGATCGACAGCCTGCAGCGGGTCGACGCCTCGACACCGTCGGCAGCGATCGCCCACCTGCAGGAAGCGTCGCGGAACACCGAGATCGCGCTCAACGAGGCGCTCGCGGCCGGTGTCGTCGGTGACGGGCTGAGCATGCGGCAGGCCGCAGCGGCCGGCGGGCTGGCGCCGAACACGTTGCCGGCCCGGCTGGCCGGCACCTCGCTGCTCGGGGGTTATCAGGGAGCGGACCGCCGGGTCCGCGCCGAAGGCATCGCCCGAGCCCGGTACGACATCGGGCGACAGCCGAGCGAACGACCGGCAGCCGAGAAGGAGACGACCGAGGAGGACACCGTCGACATCAGCAGACCCGCGACCGGCCCATCAGCGCAGGGCCCGGCCGCGCACACCGATCCATCCGACAGCGTCGACCGATGAGGAGATCATCATGACCAATCCGAACTACACCCACATCGCCGTGCTGCTGGACCGCTCGGGATCGATGCAGACCATCAAGGCCGACACCGAGGGTGGCTTCGACGCGTTCATCGCCGAGCAGCGCAAGAACCCTGGCCGGTGCGACGTCACGCTGGCCCAGTTCGACAACACCTACGAAGAGGTCTACGTCGCCACTCCACTGGCCGCCGTACCGCCGCTCGATCTGCAGCCGCGTGGCGGGACGGCGCTGCTGGACGGCATCGGTCGCTTGATCAACACCACCGGCTCACGACTGGCCGGGCTGCCCGAGGATGACCGCCCCGGCGCGGTGATCATGGTGATCATGACCGACGGGATGGAGAACTCCTCCCGGGAATTCGATCCTGCCACGGTCAACAGGATGATCACCGAGCAGACCGACAGCTATGACTGGACCTTCGTCTACCTGGGAGCAAACCAGGACGCGATCAGCGTCGCCGGTGGGCTCGGGGTCGCGCCGGGGATGGCGATGACCTACCAAGCGGGCAAGATCGACAGCGCCTTCGCGTCCACCTCGGCCAACCTGAACGCCTACCGCAACAAGATCGCCGCCGGTGCGGCACCGGCCGCCGCCCGTGAGACATCGCAGTACACGGTCAAGCAGCGCGCCGACGCCGCCGAGGACTGAGCGTGGACCTCGCGGCTGTGCTCGGACGACAGTAGTCCGAGCACAGCCCGGGACGCCGACGGACTCCTCCAGGTGCGGACCTGCGGACGGGCTCAGCGGGCCAACTCGGCGTCCAGAGGTCAGGCCCGCTGGTAGGCGGGAAACACCGCATCGCTGCGGACGATCTCCTTGCCCAACGGCATCAACGAGACCGGGATCAGCTTCAGGTTGGCCCAACCCAGCGGGATGCCGATGATCGAGATGAACAACGGGATCGAGGTGATGACGTGTCCGATCGCCAGCCAGATCCCGGCAACCAGCAGCCAGACCACGTTGCCCAAGGTCGCGCCGATGCCGACCCGTGGCTTGTCCACCACTGTCCGACCGAACGGCCACAACGCATAACCGGCGATCCGGAACGACGCGATCCCCCACGGAATCGTCACGATCAGCACGCAGCAGACGATTCCTGCCGCGATGTAGCCCAGTGCGAGCCAGAAGCCCGACAGCACCAGCCAGATGATGTTCAGCAAGGTCCGCATGATTTCCATGGTGCCACCGGACAGACCGCTCGCCGGGCGGGTTGTCCACAGCCGACGGGGATTCAGGGGTGATCACGGGTGATCCCCGGATCAAGATCAAAGCAGGATCGCCAACAGCGCAAGAGGCGACGCCCGGGCCGTCCTCGACCGGGCAGAATCGAGACCGGGCACCCATGGGCCGCAATCGGTGTCGCGCTGGGATCTAGCCAGGCATGCGCCGGTCCATACGACGCCTTTCACGCTCGGCTCGCTCCTCCGAGCCGGAAATGGACGCAGCAGGGTCACAGCGGTCGTCATTCTGATCGTCCGGCCGCGCGACCAGCCGTCCGGTGATCGTTCTACGACGGACCCCGCCGACAGACGTCGGGTGCGGCCCGTGGCGGGCAGACCCTCCGCGCAGCTTCACCGGTACCGGCTGAGCGCTGAATCGGTGTCCACTGGGGATCGGGCACCGGGCGATCACGCGTGGTGCTCCACAGTGGGACGTTCCGGCGGAAACTTCCCTCGCCGCGCCGGCACCCGATCGTTCATCAGCGCTGCCGGAGAATCCCTGCACATCACGATCTCATACCGCCCAGACCGACCACCTGAGCGGGAGACACTCCGCTTCGGGCCCGCTGAGATCGCGAATTGCGTGGTTCACAACCGCTAGGTGACGAGGAATCGGGCGGCACTCGCCGAGCACCGACAAAGCCGACAGCGGGTGGATTATGGACCGAGTTCACACCAAAATCCACCCAATCCCCTCGACCATGCGCTGTTCTGCTCCGACGGAGCAGGTACCGTCCCGATACCTTCCAGCACCGGGCCGGCTCCTGTCGAGGCAGCCAGCGGGGCAGCGAGGTGCCCCACACCCGCCTGCCTCCCCTACCCGCCCAATGGTCGCCATGCGAAGCAGGATCCGGATTGCCGCTGTCTCGAAGATCATGATCACGCGGGCAGCGTTTCGACCTGCTCTTCAGCACAGTCAGGAGGCTGACAAGGGTCGCGATCTGACGCGGTTGGTCATGTCACCCGAGGGGTGACCTGTCAATCCTCGGCCGATCTCGACACCTCGCCGGGTTCGGCGGGGTCAGCTCTGCACCGCTGCGGGGCCACGACGCAGCTCGGACCGCACCGGCGGATCGCCCCACGGGCAGATGGTGTTCACCACGTCCGGTGGCCGCAGCTGCGGATCGTCGGTCATGCTGGCGATCAGTTCGCGTTCGGCATCGAGGTCGCCGGCATCTGCGGCGACGATCAGCGACGCCAGCCGATCGACCGATCCGGCCTGCTCCTCGGTCGGACCGGACGGATCGGTCATCGGGTCCCAGGCGTCCCAGAGCAACAGTTCGTGGCCGGCCCGGAACGCCGCGTCCAGGATGACGGCGTCGTGGATGAACCAGACACCGCGGACCTCCGTCGCGGGGTCGACGCCGTACCGGTCCGGATCGATCTCACCGGCGCGGTACCCGCGCCACACCTCGGCGGCCGTGACGAACGGCGCTCCGCGACCGGCCGGGATGTCGCGCGGTGACGCCAGTCGCGGCAGCGGTGAGGCGACCTCCGGATCGAAGCGTCGCCAGCGTTGCAGTTGCGGTTCCCAGGTCTCGACGACGACGTGATCGACCTGGAACTCCTCGACGAAGTAGCCGGCGAACCCGTACCGGATCCTGGCTGCGATCCCGTGCTGCCGAAGGATCGCGGCGGCCAGCAACGAGTGATCCCGGCAGCAGCCCTGCACCCGGCGGGACTCAGCGCGCGGGGTCCCGAGATCAGCCGGGTGCCGTTGTTGATCAAGCTCGAGAATCTTCGCGATCCAGCGCGCGTTGACGTCGCTGCGAGTGCCTTCGGGCAGCTCGACCTCGCTGGCGCGGTAGTGCACGATCAGATTACGGGCCACCGTCGACGCCGCCCGATCCTGACCGGGCACTGCATCGAGCAGCGGGCCGAACCGTCCCGGATCGCTGTACGCCGTGTGCACCGCCCAGCGCCCCGGCTGATAGTCCGGCAGCACCGGCAGCATTCTCTCGGCCATTGCTTTCACCCCGTTCCGAAGACGATGGCGACCACTTCAGCAGCTGACGTAGCGTCAGGGTCAAGCCTGGCCCGAATGTCGTGCATCCGGGCCCACGACCGAAGAACTTCTCCCGACGTGTCGAATACGATTCGGCCCGTCCGACGCACTGGCAACATCATCCCTGCGGGCGCCCGAACGGAGTCCGCCGACGATCAGAGGAGACCACGATGCGAGTCGTAGCGTTCATGATGGGCAACGCGGACAGTGAGACCGGCCGGATCCCGTCCAGCGAGGAATTCGCCGAAATGGGCCGCTTCAACCAGACCCTGGTCGACGCCGGCGTGCTGCTGGCCGCCGACGGACTGCATCCCACTGCCGACAGCGCCAAGCTGCATTGGACCGGGGACGGTCCGACGGTGATCGACGGCCCGTTCACCGAGGCCAAGGAGGTCGTCGCCGGCTTCTGGATCGTCGACGTGACGTCGCTCGACGAAGCCAAGGAACGCTTCCAGCACTGCCCCTGCGGGGAGGGTGCAGAGATCCAGCTCCGGCCGATCTACGAGCTGGCCGAATTCGAGGACAACATGACCACCGAGGTCCGCGAGCTCAACGAGAGCATCAAGTCCGGCATCACCGACGCCGGTTGATCGCCAGCAGATCGCTGAGCCTGTCGAGGAGGCAGCCCCAATCCGCTGACCCGTCAGTTCCTCCGCAACACGCCGGGCAAGTCGGGGAGAAACTGACGGGTCAGCGGATTTTCGCGGGCTCAGGACTCCTGCTGCGGTGTTGAATGGGGCCGTGAGTCAGGCAACGGCCAGCGATGTCAATGCCCGGATCGACGCGGTCTGGCGGATCGAGGCCGCACGGGTGATCTCCGCACTGGGCCGGATCGTGGGTGACCTCGGGCTGGCCGAGGAGCTGGCACAGGATGCTCTGGTCGCCGCGTTGGAGCAGTGGCCGTCCGAAGGCATCCCGCGCAACCCGGGCGCCTGGTTGATGACCACCGGCAAGCGGCGGGCGATCGACCGGATCCGGCGCGACGTCACGCTGCGCGAGAAGATCACCATCATCGGCCGCGAGCTGAAGGACCAGGAGGATCCCTACGACGAGGTCGACGAACGGATCGACGACGCCGTCGGCGATGACCTGCTGCGGCTGATCTTCACCGCCTGCCATCCGGTGCTCGGCTCCGACGCACGCGTTGCGCTGACCCTGAAGGCGGTCGGCGGGATGAGCACGGCCGAGATCGCGCGGGCGTTCCTGAGCTCGGAAGCGACGATCGCGCAACGCATCGTCCGAGCCAAGAAGACCTTGCTGACCAAGCAGGTCGGCTTCGAAGCGCCGACACCGCAGGAGCTGCCGGAACGGCTGCCGACCGTGCTGTCGGTGATCTACCTGATCTTCAACGAAGGGTACGTGGCCAGCAGCGGCGACGACTGGCTCCGACCGCAGCTGTGCCACGACGCGCTCCGGGTCGGACGGATGCTGTGCGGGCTGCTGCCCGAGGAGTCGGAGGTGTTCGCGCTGACCGCGCTGATGGAGCTGCAGGCCTCCAGGATCGGAGCCAGGACCGACCGCAACGGCAACGCGGTGTTGCTCCTTGATCAACAGCGGTCGCGCTGGGATCGGTTGTTGATCTCCCGAGGATTGCGGGCACTGGACCGGGCGCACGCGCTGGGTGGCGCCCGCGGCAACTACGCATTGCAGGCGGCGTTGGCCGCCTGCCACGCCCGAGCGGCGCGGGCCGAGGACACCGACTGGGCAACCATCGCGGCGATCTACGCCACCCTGGCCGAGGAATCACCCTCCCCCGTCGTCGAGCTGAACAGGGCCGTCGCGGTGGGAATGGCGTACGGGCCGCAGGCCGGACTTGATCTTGTCGACCAATTGCTCGACGTGCCGGCGCTGCAGCGCTACCACCTGCTGCCGAGTGTTCGCGGTGACCTGTTGGCCAAGCTCGACCGCCCCGAGGAGGCAGCGGCAGAGTTCCGGCGGGCAGCGGACCTGGCAGGCAACGAGCAGGACCGGGCCCTGTTGATCAAGCGCGCCGAGTCCGCGGAGGCATGACCGGTTCCTTGATCAACTTCGGCGAGTACGCCACAACCAGAACAACCCGATGAACGGCAGGATCAGCGGGATGAAGCCGTACCCGATGCCGTAGGTCGACCAAACCGTCGCCCGTGGGAACGCGGCCGGATCGACAACACTCGCGGTCCCGACCGCCAGGACGCCGACCAGCTCGCTGCCGATCGCGATCCAGGCCAGTCGACGCCCGACCCGACTGCCCATCGCCAGGGCGATCGTGGCCAGCACGTAGATCACCCCGGAGAGCGCGGACAGCAGGTAGGCCAGCGGCGCTTGATCGAATTGGGTGGCCAACTGGACACCAGCGCGCGAGCACGCCGCGATCGCGAACAGCCCGTAGACGGCGATCAGCACCCGGCCCGGCCCGCGCCGGGTCGGTGGCTGCAGGCGTTCGGCGTGATCATCGTCGGTGTCGTGATCTTGGACCCGGTCAGCCACTGGCCACGCTCCACAGCTGCAGCAGCCGCAGGCTCATCACCGCGATCGCGACACCGGCAACGGTCATCACCAGCCCGGAATAGCGACTGCGGTCGACCACGGCCCACCAGATCCCCACCGGCATCAGCACCACGATGCCGATCAGGTAGCCGATCGCGGTCGCGGTCTCGGCCGGCCCGTGTCCACGGCCGATCGCAACGAACCCGATCACCGACTGCGCGATCACCGCGAGCTCGGCTAGGAACGACCAGTAGAACTGCAGGTTGCCCGGCGGTTTGCGGGTGATCGCCGATACGCCACCCCAGATCGCCGCAACGACCGCGATCCCGATCACCACGTAGCTCAGCCAGCCGATCATCCACCCATCCTTCCACTACAGAGCGTAGTGGATATACCGGTGGCCGCCGGCTTTGTCATGATGGCCGGATGCGGATCGTGGCGGAGAACGAAACCGGGCGCCGGTTGACCGAGTTCGTGCTCGGTCACGGTGACGATCCGGCCGACGAACTCCGCCGTCGCGGGCTGCGCCTGGTCCGGCCGATCGAAGCGGTCGGCACCGACGACGCCCTCACCGTCCGCCTGCTCGCCGAGTCCGGGTCACGCAGACCCCGTCGACGCCGGCGCCGCCGGTCACCCCGGCCCGCGCCGGAGGGGACGGTCGTCCGGCAACGCGTCGCGGCGTACGCCTGGGTCCGTTCCAGCCGCGGCGTGCTGGCTGCCGAATACCATCGCCACCTCCCCGACGGCCGCTGGACACTGCCCGGCGGCGGCATCGATCCGGGTGAGGAAGCCACCGCCGCCGTGCACCGGGAAGTGATGGAAGAGACCTCGCAGCGGATCGAACTCGGTGAACTGATCGCGATCAACACCAGCCGCCGGATCGGCTCCCGCAACGGCGAACGGGAAGACTTCCACGCCGTCCGGCTGATCTACCGCGCCGACTGCCCCGACCCGACCGATCCGGTGGTGATCGACGTCGGCGGCAGCACCAGCGACGCGACCTGGTTCCCGTACGAGAACTGGCTGCAGGCACCCTGGACGCCCGGCTGGCGCGCCCTCCTCACCAAGTTGTCGGAGCGTACTGCTGCTATGACGGACGCACCGTCGGGCAAGTCGGTCAGTTGATGTCGGTGAGCAGGTCCTGACGGGTGACGATGCCGGACGGCTTACCGCCTTCGAGGACAAGCAGGGCGTCGTTGTCGGTCAGCGCGGCGACGGCTGCTGCGACCGGCTCGCTGGCACCGAGCATCGGCAACGCCGGTTCCATCACGCTGCCCACCGCTTCCGACGGCCGGGTGGAGTGGTTGAACAGCGCGCCCAGCAGACCACGCTCACTGACCGAGCCGACCACCTCGGCGGCCATCACCGGCGGCTCGGCCCGGACCACCGGCATCTGCGAGACGCCGTACTCCCGAAGGATCTGGACCGCCTCGGCGACGGTCTCGTTGGGATGTGTGTGCACCAGGCTGGGCAGCGATCCCGACTTTTCCCGCAGCACGTCGCCGACGGTACGGACCGCGGCATCCGGACGCGGCGCGAAACCGTAGCGGGCCAGCCAGTCGTCGGAGAAGATCTTGGTCAGGTAGCCGCGTCCGGAGTCCGGCAGCAGGACCACGATCACTGCCTCCGGATCGTCGATCTCGGCCGCCAGCCGGACCGCCGCTGCCGCCGCCATTCCGGAGGATCCGCCGACCAGCAGGGCTTCCTCGCGTGCCAGCCGCCGGGTGAAGGCGAACGAATCGGCGTCGGAGATCTCGATCACCCGATCACAGACCTCGCGGTCGTAGTTGTCGGGCCAGAAGTCCTCGCCGACACCCTCCACCAGATACGGCCGCCCGGAACCGCCGGAGTAGACCGATCCGGCTGGGTCGGCGCCGACGATCTGGACCGCGCCGCCGGAGATCTCCTTCAGATAGCGACCGGTGCCCGAGATCGTTCCGCCGGTGCCGATACCGGCGACGAAGTGGGTGATCTTTCCCTCGGTCTGCTTCCAGATCTCCGGGCCGGTCGAGGCGTAGTGGCTGGCTGGGTTGTTCGGATTGCTGTACTGGTCCGGCTTCCAGGCGCCCGGCGTCTCCCGCATCAGCCGGTCCGAGACCGAGTAGTAGGAATCGGGATGGTCGGGGTCGACAGCGGTCGGGCAGACGACCACCTCGGCGCCGTAGGCGCGCAGTACGTTCTGTTTGTCCTCGCTGACCTTGTCGGGGCAGACGAAGATGCAGTGATAGCCCTTGGCCTGGGCGACCATCGCCAACCCGACGCCGGTGTTGCCGCTGGTCGGCTCGACGATCACGCCGCCGGGCTTGAGCTTGCCCTCCCGCTCGGCCGCCTCGATCATCTTGACCGCGATCCGGTCCTTCACCGACCCACCGGGGTTGAGGTATTCCACCTTGGCCAACACCAGCGGTTTTGCCCCGCCGGTCGTGGCGGACAGCTTGAGCAGCGGGGTGTTGCCGACCAGCTCGATCAACGAGTTCACGTACTCCACGTGGCCGAGGATATCCGGGTCGGGCGGCAGCAGGACG
Protein-coding sequences here:
- a CDS encoding YegP family protein, with amino-acid sequence MAGKFEVYKDKAGKYRWRLKAGNGENVASGEAYETKAAALKGTESVKRAAGESTVVDLTEG
- a CDS encoding dienelactone hydrolase family protein, which produces MSASKIEVFKAIPSGEIKGGLLLIHEIWGLVDHIRDVAGRFAEQGYLTYAPDILSKAGMTPKIGQELVELSNDPDEEKRVTVQPLMREKAAPAFDPEYAEWAVATLRGVVDELADQPGVDGRLAVLGFCFGGTYSFALAAADDRIKAAVPFYGAPADLGAVSAIGCPVLAIYGDQDERLMTGLPDVEAAMKAAGVDFTAKVYPGAAHAFFNDAGPRYDEKAATDAWQLSLDFLRRSL
- a CDS encoding MFS transporter, with protein sequence MPRQSPPAATDPNSGSALPTGAIEASATAPAALPRRRLVFGIVAMALFMASVDQTVVATALVAIQSDLGAGIEWSGWTITVYSLGQVIVLPLAGKFADMFGRKRVFLTAAVIFTVASLCCGLVDNIALLVVLRAIQSVGGGAFLPSASGIVADHFGPNRDRALGMFTSIFPIGGIVGPIIGGVFVSYWSWRGIFLVNVPLGVALIIMTVIFIPRDRAAGGSAQRNRIDVYGLALLAGLILGLMLGVTHLGGGGSVLSIGFLLPEVLAVIALVLFVRHAKHGRSPFIPIRLLTGKGFGVMNLINLLHGCAAIGFGALVPLYAETRYGISTLEAGTLLTARAIGMILVASLATFALRRTGSRLPMLIGFSVLAVGMVTTALGAPPGISPYLWLSIASAVSGVGMGIALPASNNAILQLAPDAVAGISGMRAMFRQGGSILSISVATAVLAASTSPGNTLGHVFLVFSGLLILVLPLLIRVPEHRGSW
- a CDS encoding YciI family protein, producing MTQYFLTLPHDSADEPTMESMQQMDPAELEAVMAAVGDFNTALQESGALLFAGGLHPPSTAKTIDATGDAPVIVDGPFVEASEYVGGFWVIEAADLDTALDWGTRAAKAMQSRIEVRALQEAPPEA
- a CDS encoding LLM class flavin-dependent oxidoreductase, with product MRIGIHIPPTIPPERLRSLATAAERSGLDELWVWEDSFKQSGVASATAALAWTDRIRVGISLLPAPLRNPVLTAMEFATVERMFPGRFVAGIGHGVQEWMGQAGVRAASPLTLLREQVTAIRDLLAGEEVTASGRYVNLDRVRLDWPPSPPPPLMVGGSGPRSVALAAEIGDGNLLTNALTDDEVRALAGAVIVARKQAGRTDADRPEVAAAQIVATGADAQQRLDRELPLWGGRPGAGIGVAGDAAAVAAAADRYASYGITSYGVQPTADEPDLEGFIAFLGRQVKPLLS
- a CDS encoding vWA domain-containing protein produces the protein MTNPNYTHIAVLLDRSGSMQTIKADTEGGFDAFIAEQRKNPGRCDVTLAQFDNTYEEVYVATPLAAVPPLDLQPRGGTALLDGIGRLINTTGSRLAGLPEDDRPGAVIMVIMTDGMENSSREFDPATVNRMITEQTDSYDWTFVYLGANQDAISVAGGLGVAPGMAMTYQAGKIDSAFASTSANLNAYRNKIAAGAAPAAARETSQYTVKQRADAAED
- a CDS encoding YccF domain-containing protein codes for the protein MRTLLNIIWLVLSGFWLALGYIAAGIVCCVLIVTIPWGIASFRIAGYALWPFGRTVVDKPRVGIGATLGNVVWLLVAGIWLAIGHVITSIPLFISIIGIPLGWANLKLIPVSLMPLGKEIVRSDAVFPAYQRA
- a CDS encoding transglutaminase-like domain-containing protein — its product is MAERMLPVLPDYQPGRWAVHTAYSDPGRFGPLLDAVPGQDRAASTVARNLIVHYRASEVELPEGTRSDVNARWIAKILELDQQRHPADLGTPRAESRRVQGCCRDHSLLAAAILRQHGIAARIRYGFAGYFVEEFQVDHVVVETWEPQLQRWRRFDPEVASPLPRLASPRDIPAGRGAPFVTAAEVWRGYRAGEIDPDRYGVDPATEVRGVWFIHDAVILDAAFRAGHELLLWDAWDPMTDPSGPTEEQAGSVDRLASLIVAADAGDLDAERELIASMTDDPQLRPPDVVNTICPWGDPPVRSELRRGPAAVQS
- a CDS encoding YciI family protein, yielding MRVVAFMMGNADSETGRIPSSEEFAEMGRFNQTLVDAGVLLAADGLHPTADSAKLHWTGDGPTVIDGPFTEAKEVVAGFWIVDVTSLDEAKERFQHCPCGEGAEIQLRPIYELAEFEDNMTTEVRELNESIKSGITDAG
- a CDS encoding RNA polymerase sigma factor; this translates as MSQATASDVNARIDAVWRIEAARVISALGRIVGDLGLAEELAQDALVAALEQWPSEGIPRNPGAWLMTTGKRRAIDRIRRDVTLREKITIIGRELKDQEDPYDEVDERIDDAVGDDLLRLIFTACHPVLGSDARVALTLKAVGGMSTAEIARAFLSSEATIAQRIVRAKKTLLTKQVGFEAPTPQELPERLPTVLSVIYLIFNEGYVASSGDDWLRPQLCHDALRVGRMLCGLLPEESEVFALTALMELQASRIGARTDRNGNAVLLLDQQRSRWDRLLISRGLRALDRAHALGGARGNYALQAALAACHARAARAEDTDWATIAAIYATLAEESPSPVVELNRAVAVGMAYGPQAGLDLVDQLLDVPALQRYHLLPSVRGDLLAKLDRPEEAAAEFRRAADLAGNEQDRALLIKRAESAEA